A single Methanocaldococcus bathoardescens DNA region contains:
- a CDS encoding formate--phosphoribosylaminoimidazolecarboxamide ligase, translated as MISKDEILEIFDKYNKDEITIATLGSHTSLHILKGAKLEGFSTVCITMKGRDVPYKRFKVADKFIYVDNFSDIKNEEIQEKLRELNAIVVPHGSFIAYCGLDNVENNFLVPMFGNRRILRWESERSLEGKLLREAGIRVPKKYESPEDIDGTVIVKFPGARGGRGYFVASSTEEFYKKAEDLKKRGILTDEDIVNAHIEEYVVGTNFCIHYFYSPLKDEVELLGMDKRYESNIDGLVRIPAKDQLEMDINPSYVITGNIPVVIRESLLPQVFEMGDKLVAKAKELVPPGMIGPFCLQSLCNENLELVVFEMSARVDGGTNSFMNGSPYSFLYNGEPLSMGQRIAREIKMALQLDMIDKIIS; from the coding sequence ATGATTTCAAAAGATGAGATTTTAGAGATTTTTGATAAATACAACAAAGATGAAATAACAATAGCAACCTTAGGAAGCCATACATCTTTACACATTTTAAAAGGGGCGAAGTTAGAGGGCTTTTCTACTGTATGTATAACAATGAAGGGAAGAGATGTTCCATACAAGAGATTTAAAGTTGCTGATAAATTTATATATGTTGATAACTTTTCTGACATAAAAAATGAAGAGATTCAGGAAAAGTTGAGAGAGTTAAATGCTATAGTTGTTCCACATGGCTCTTTTATAGCTTACTGTGGTTTAGACAATGTGGAAAATAATTTTTTAGTCCCAATGTTTGGGAATAGAAGGATATTAAGATGGGAATCAGAGAGAAGCTTAGAAGGAAAATTATTGAGAGAGGCAGGAATAAGAGTTCCTAAGAAGTATGAAAGTCCAGAAGATATTGATGGGACAGTTATAGTTAAATTCCCAGGGGCAAGAGGTGGAAGAGGTTATTTCGTAGCTTCATCAACAGAAGAATTTTACAAAAAGGCAGAGGATTTAAAAAAGAGAGGAATATTAACTGATGAAGACATAGTCAACGCACACATAGAAGAGTATGTTGTTGGAACTAACTTCTGTATCCATTATTTCTACTCTCCACTAAAAGATGAAGTTGAGTTATTAGGAATGGATAAGAGATATGAAAGTAATATAGATGGTTTAGTTAGAATTCCAGCAAAAGACCAATTAGAGATGGATATAAACCCAAGCTATGTTATTACAGGAAATATTCCAGTTGTTATTAGAGAGAGTTTATTGCCACAAGTCTTTGAGATGGGAGATAAGTTAGTTGCTAAGGCTAAAGAGCTTGTCCCTCCAGGAATGATTGGGCCTTTCTGCTTACAGAGCTTGTGTAATGAGAATCTTGAGTTGGTAGTGTTTGAAATGAGTGCAAGAGTTGATGGTGGAACAAACAGCTTTATGAATGGTAGTCCATACTCTTTCTTATACAATGGTGAGCCATTGAGTATGGGGCAGAGAATAGCAAGAGAGATAAAAATGGCTTTACAGTTAGATATGATTGATAAGATTATTTCATAA
- the rnhB gene encoding ribonuclease HII, whose amino-acid sequence MIIIGIDEAGRGPVLGPMVVCAYAIEKDKEDELKKLGVRDSKELTKNKRAYLKKLLEDLGYVEKLILEAKKINELMNSINLNEIEINAFSEVAKNLIEKLDIKDEEVEVYLDACSTNTKKFEDSFKERIRDIIKERNLNVKIIAEHKADAKYPIVSASSIIAKAERDEIIDNYKKIYGEIGSGYPSDPKTIKFLEDYFKKHKKLPDIARIHWKTCQRVLSKLKQTKLIIE is encoded by the coding sequence ATGATAATTATTGGTATTGATGAAGCTGGCAGAGGGCCTGTTTTAGGCCCAATGGTTGTTTGTGCTTATGCTATTGAAAAAGATAAAGAAGATGAATTAAAAAAATTGGGAGTTAGAGATAGTAAGGAGCTAACTAAAAATAAAAGAGCTTATTTAAAAAAGTTACTTGAAGATTTAGGATATGTAGAGAAATTAATTTTAGAGGCAAAGAAAATAAATGAGTTAATGAACTCTATCAACTTAAACGAGATTGAAATTAACGCCTTCTCTGAAGTTGCTAAAAATTTAATAGAAAAATTAGATATAAAAGATGAAGAGGTTGAGGTTTATTTGGATGCATGTAGCACAAATACTAAAAAATTTGAAGATAGCTTTAAAGAAAGGATAAGAGACATAATTAAAGAAAGAAATTTAAATGTTAAAATTATAGCTGAACATAAGGCAGATGCTAAGTATCCTATTGTTTCAGCATCATCCATTATTGCAAAGGCAGAGAGGGATGAGATAATAGATAACTACAAAAAAATTTATGGAGAGATAGGAAGTGGTTATCCATCAGACCCAAAAACTATAAAATTTCTCGAAGATTACTTTAAAAAGCATAAAAAACTTCCTGATATTGCAAGAATCCACTGGAAAACATGTCAAAGAGTTTTGAGCAAATTAAAACAAACAAAACTAATAATAGAGTGA
- a CDS encoding tRNA (adenine-N1)-methyltransferase — MFAYKLLVDERGKRYLLKKNVEKFGTDLGIVDMKDVEEGTILKSHKGHTFYLVEPTMFDILKRMKRTVTTLLPKDIGFIIARAGIREGETVVEAGTGSGALTMYLSNAVGKTGKVITYDIRPEFAKVARKNLLRVGAIRKGQKIIGLDEEFDDEDEIEVEDGLFNVIQKIGDVREKIDEKDVDVIVLDLPDPWNVVENAKKALNKKRGRIVTYLPYIEQVKKTVEKLKEEGFWDIHTYEIIEREIEISEKGVRPSTRMIGHTGYITVARVPPEPINENEEEKEE, encoded by the coding sequence ATGTTTGCTTATAAATTATTAGTGGACGAGAGAGGGAAGAGGTATTTATTAAAAAAGAACGTTGAGAAGTTTGGAACAGATTTGGGAATTGTAGATATGAAAGATGTTGAGGAAGGAACAATATTGAAATCCCATAAAGGGCATACATTCTATTTGGTTGAGCCAACAATGTTTGATATCTTAAAGAGAATGAAGAGAACAGTAACTACTTTATTACCAAAAGATATTGGGTTTATTATAGCAAGAGCTGGAATTAGAGAGGGAGAGACAGTAGTTGAAGCTGGAACTGGTTCAGGAGCTTTAACTATGTATTTATCAAATGCTGTTGGTAAAACAGGGAAAGTTATAACCTATGATATAAGACCAGAATTTGCCAAAGTTGCAAGAAAGAATTTGTTGAGAGTAGGAGCTATTAGAAAAGGGCAGAAGATTATTGGATTGGATGAAGAGTTTGATGATGAAGATGAAATTGAGGTTGAAGATGGGCTTTTCAATGTTATCCAAAAAATTGGTGATGTTAGGGAGAAGATAGATGAGAAAGATGTTGATGTAATTGTTTTAGATTTACCTGACCCATGGAATGTTGTAGAGAATGCAAAAAAGGCATTGAATAAAAAAAGAGGAAGGATAGTTACTTATCTTCCATACATAGAGCAGGTTAAAAAAACTGTAGAGAAGCTTAAAGAGGAGGGGTTTTGGGATATACACACTTATGAAATTATTGAGAGGGAAATTGAGATTTCTGAGAAAGGTGTTAGACCATCAACAAGGATGATTGGGCATACTGGATATATAACAGTTGCGAGAGTTCCACCTGAACCAATTAATGAAAATGAAGAAGAGAAGGAAGAATAA
- a CDS encoding ATP-binding cassette domain-containing protein, protein MSFLKIEDLSIDLGEFKLVDVNLKVKKGDYLTIIGPTGSGKSILLETIAGFHKPEKGKIFLEGEDITDLPPEKRNMSIVYQDYVLFPHKTVFDNIAYGLKKKIKDKEKITEEITQIAEVLDIAHLLHRKPDTLSGGEQQRTALARALVVKPKLLLMDEPFSALDVKTKENLRKLVKKAINEYETTVLHVTHDFDDVWGLANRIVVMKNGRILQEGSVNDVFYKPSINFVADFVGTNVLEGEILGKENGLTKVKVGNCILLSVDDGKGKVRLSIRPEDIIISKNPIETSTRNEFKCKVKEIKKMGNLMYLILDMDGIKLRCILTPNALYSLDIKEGDGVYAIIKATNVRIIG, encoded by the coding sequence ATGAGTTTTTTAAAGATAGAAGATTTAAGTATTGATTTAGGTGAATTCAAACTTGTTGATGTTAATTTAAAAGTGAAAAAAGGAGATTATTTAACAATTATAGGTCCTACTGGAAGCGGTAAATCTATACTATTAGAGACGATTGCTGGGTTTCACAAACCAGAAAAAGGAAAAATTTTTCTTGAAGGAGAAGATATAACTGATTTACCTCCAGAAAAAAGGAATATGAGTATAGTTTATCAAGATTACGTTCTCTTTCCTCACAAAACAGTATTTGACAATATTGCTTACGGATTAAAGAAAAAAATTAAGGATAAAGAGAAAATTACAGAAGAGATAACTCAAATTGCTGAAGTATTGGATATAGCCCATTTATTGCATAGAAAGCCAGACACTTTGAGTGGGGGAGAACAACAAAGAACTGCGTTGGCAAGGGCTTTAGTTGTTAAACCAAAACTATTATTAATGGATGAGCCATTCAGTGCTTTGGATGTAAAAACAAAAGAAAATTTAAGAAAGTTAGTTAAAAAAGCTATAAATGAGTATGAAACAACCGTCTTACATGTAACTCATGATTTTGATGATGTTTGGGGTTTGGCAAATAGGATTGTAGTTATGAAAAATGGAAGAATTCTACAAGAGGGAAGTGTTAATGATGTATTTTACAAACCTTCTATAAATTTCGTTGCTGATTTTGTTGGAACTAATGTCTTAGAAGGAGAGATTTTAGGCAAAGAAAATGGATTAACAAAAGTAAAAGTTGGGAATTGCATTTTATTAAGTGTTGATGATGGAAAAGGTAAAGTGAGATTATCTATAAGACCTGAGGATATAATTATCTCAAAAAATCCGATAGAAACCTCTACAAGGAATGAATTTAAATGTAAAGTTAAAGAAATTAAAAAAATGGGTAATTTAATGTATTTAATTTTAGATATGGATGGAATTAAGTTAAGATGTATTTTAACACCAAACGCATTATACAGTTTAGATATAAAAGAGGGAGATGGTGTTTATGCAATTATAAAAGCAACTAATGTAAGAATTATTGGTTAA
- a CDS encoding ABC transporter permease: MLVKHINFRGFCILLSFLFTFLLFLAIASLFLIPNPSEVISSLKTEEMMYSLKLSIITSSISTFLVIMLSIPIGYALSRYQFLGKSVIKSILDLPMAFPELVLGLALLLLFGQSFIGKSLEDIGIKIVFTKLGIIVAQFFTALPYAVRVIYSAYEEINPRYELVSRSLGYNELETFFNVTLPLAKNGLFASTIITFARCMGAFGAVLILAGGSYMNTEILPITLYLNISYGNLGMAITSGILLIVISFIAILVFEKFESYKR, encoded by the coding sequence ATGTTAGTGAAGCATATTAATTTCAGAGGTTTTTGCATCTTATTATCATTTTTATTTACTTTTTTATTATTTTTAGCGATTGCATCATTATTTCTAATTCCAAATCCTTCAGAAGTGATAAGTTCATTAAAAACAGAAGAAATGATGTATTCTTTAAAGCTATCAATTATAACCTCTTCAATTTCAACATTTCTTGTTATAATGTTATCAATACCAATTGGATATGCTTTATCAAGATATCAATTTCTAGGAAAGAGTGTTATAAAGTCAATTCTTGATTTACCAATGGCATTTCCAGAGTTAGTTTTGGGTTTAGCATTGCTTTTGTTATTTGGACAGTCATTTATTGGAAAATCATTAGAAGATATTGGAATTAAAATTGTTTTTACGAAGTTAGGGATTATTGTTGCCCAATTCTTCACAGCTTTGCCTTATGCTGTTAGAGTTATTTACTCAGCCTATGAAGAAATAAATCCGAGATATGAGCTTGTCTCAAGGTCTTTGGGTTATAATGAATTGGAGACATTTTTTAATGTTACCTTACCATTGGCAAAGAATGGATTGTTTGCTTCAACAATAATCACATTTGCAAGATGTATGGGTGCTTTTGGAGCTGTGCTAATCCTTGCAGGTGGCTCATATATGAATACAGAAATTCTGCCAATAACACTCTATCTAAACATCTCTTATGGAAATCTTGGAATGGCAATTACAAGTGGAATACTGCTTATAGTAATCTCGTTTATTGCTATATTGGTATTTGAGAAATTTGAGAGTTACAAAAGGTGA
- the modA gene encoding molybdate ABC transporter substrate-binding protein translates to MNGKIYLFVSLMLIFGVLCGCLNENKHTSTKKPFEGKTITVLCGAGLMKPMNELIQNFENKTGAKVEVHYGGSAELFGILTTTGGDVFIPGAYKYTEDAMKKGFILNDTVKNITYHIPVIAVPKGNPKNIKDLEDLAKPGVRVVIGDPNACAIGKVAKKILEKNHLWENVSKNIVVKTPTVNQLLIYIATNQADASIIWEDMVTWAEGKGKIEVIKIPKEKNIIKTIPTAVTIYAEKDNNLEVAKAFNDYISSDEAKEIWKKWGFIPCNQ, encoded by the coding sequence ATGAATGGTAAAATTTACCTTTTTGTTTCTTTAATGCTCATCTTTGGAGTTTTATGCGGTTGTTTAAATGAAAACAAACACACCTCTACTAAAAAACCGTTTGAAGGAAAGACAATAACTGTTTTGTGTGGAGCTGGATTAATGAAGCCGATGAATGAACTCATACAGAACTTTGAAAATAAAACAGGGGCTAAAGTAGAAGTTCATTATGGAGGTAGTGCAGAATTGTTTGGAATTTTAACAACTACAGGAGGAGATGTCTTCATTCCAGGAGCATACAAATACACAGAGGATGCTATGAAAAAGGGATTTATCCTTAACGATACAGTCAAAAACATAACTTATCACATCCCAGTTATTGCAGTTCCAAAAGGAAATCCAAAAAATATAAAAGATTTGGAAGATTTAGCAAAACCAGGAGTTAGGGTAGTTATAGGAGACCCTAACGCATGTGCAATTGGAAAGGTAGCTAAGAAGATTTTAGAAAAAAATCATCTATGGGAAAATGTTAGCAAAAATATTGTTGTTAAAACACCAACAGTTAATCAACTTCTTATCTATATAGCAACAAATCAAGCAGATGCATCAATTATATGGGAAGATATGGTTACTTGGGCAGAAGGTAAAGGAAAAATTGAAGTTATTAAAATTCCAAAAGAAAAAAACATTATAAAAACAATTCCAACGGCCGTAACAATTTATGCTGAAAAAGACAACAACCTTGAAGTTGCTAAGGCATTTAATGATTATATTTCAAGTGATGAAGCAAAAGAAATTTGGAAAAAGTGGGGTTTCATCCCATGTAACCAATAA
- a CDS encoding deoxyribonuclease IV — protein MLIFGTAGVPISAEDEFKGVDVLRKLNLGAMELEFVRGVYMKEDYAKKLKEYGKDIIFSAHASHYINLNANEEEKIENSIRRIIKTAKVLNNCGKNLVFHPGYYLKRSKEVTYNRIKSNIQRILDKLESLNLNVMLRPETTGKPSQFGDIDETLKLCFELDILPCIDFSHIYARSRGVINDYNSFYKILEKVEDVLGKNGIKDMHIHLSGIEYGKGGERRHLPLKESKFNYKDVLKALKDFNASGTVICESPLLEEDAVLLMRCYNEL, from the coding sequence ATGCTAATATTTGGCACTGCTGGAGTTCCAATATCTGCAGAAGATGAATTTAAAGGTGTTGATGTTTTAAGAAAGTTAAATTTAGGAGCTATGGAACTGGAATTTGTTAGAGGAGTTTATATGAAAGAAGATTATGCCAAAAAGCTGAAAGAATATGGGAAAGATATTATTTTTTCTGCCCATGCCTCCCACTACATAAATCTTAATGCAAATGAGGAAGAAAAGATAGAAAATAGCATTAGAAGAATAATTAAAACTGCTAAGGTTTTGAATAATTGTGGAAAAAATTTAGTTTTTCATCCCGGATATTATTTGAAAAGAAGTAAGGAAGTAACTTATAACAGAATAAAGTCAAATATTCAGAGGATTTTGGATAAATTAGAGAGTTTAAATTTAAATGTTATGTTAAGGCCTGAAACTACTGGAAAGCCATCTCAATTTGGAGATATTGATGAGACATTAAAACTTTGTTTTGAATTGGATATTTTGCCATGTATTGATTTTTCTCACATCTACGCAAGAAGTAGAGGAGTTATAAATGATTACAACTCTTTTTATAAAATTCTTGAAAAGGTTGAGGATGTTTTAGGAAAAAATGGAATAAAAGACATGCACATACATTTATCTGGAATAGAATATGGAAAGGGAGGGGAAAGGAGGCATCTACCATTAAAAGAATCTAAGTTTAACTACAAAGATGTTTTAAAAGCTTTAAAGGATTTTAATGCCTCTGGAACTGTTATATGTGAAAGTCCTTTATTAGAAGAGGATGCTGTTTTGTTAATGAGATGTTACAATGAATTATAA
- a CDS encoding restriction endonuclease, with product MPKRKGSKKEGRVANELKKRGYRIEGRNVIKKLNQHKKAEYDLIVRRGRYKYAVEVKSGKQTITSPTIEKHIKKSNKIRAKPMFVIGRNVKLTGKAKEVAKKNKVRIEII from the coding sequence ATGCCAAAAAGAAAAGGAAGCAAAAAAGAAGGGAGAGTTGCAAATGAATTAAAAAAGAGAGGCTATAGAATTGAAGGTAGAAATGTTATTAAAAAATTAAATCAACACAAAAAAGCAGAATATGATTTAATTGTGAGGAGGGGGAGATATAAATACGCTGTTGAAGTAAAAAGTGGAAAACAAACTATTACTTCACCAACTATTGAAAAACATATAAAGAAATCAAATAAAATTAGGGCAAAGCCAATGTTTGTTATTGGTAGGAATGTAAAATTAACAGGTAAAGCGAAAGAAGTAGCTAAAAAGAATAAGGTAAGGATTGAGATAATTTAA
- a CDS encoding ribose 1,5-bisphosphate isomerase, translating into MDIIKETYEKIKNMEIRGAGRIGRAAAKALKEYALKISNLSEEEFKNKMKEAGDLLISARPTAVSLPNAVKYVLKGLNEENPKEKIIERADEFINSSLKAIENIGKFGANRIKDGDTILTHCNSEAAISVIKTAYDEGKDIKVFCTETRPRNQGYITAKTLYDYGIDVTLIVDSAVRYFIKDIDIVVVGADAITANGCLVNKIGTSQIALIANESRVPFLTAAETYKFHPKTIVGELIEIEERDPEEVTTFEEKYKGIKIRNPAFDVTPAKYIDAIITEIGLIPPQGAWYIIEKYFGWLEK; encoded by the coding sequence ATAGATATTATAAAAGAAACTTATGAAAAAATTAAAAATATGGAGATTAGGGGGGCGGGGAGAATAGGAAGAGCTGCAGCTAAGGCATTAAAAGAATATGCTTTAAAAATCAGTAATTTAAGTGAAGAAGAATTCAAAAATAAAATGAAAGAAGCTGGAGATTTGTTGATATCAGCAAGACCTACAGCCGTTTCTCTACCAAATGCTGTAAAGTATGTATTAAAGGGATTAAATGAAGAAAATCCAAAAGAAAAAATCATAGAAAGAGCTGATGAATTCATTAACTCTTCACTAAAAGCCATTGAAAATATAGGAAAGTTTGGAGCTAATAGAATAAAGGATGGAGATACAATCTTAACTCACTGCAATTCTGAAGCTGCAATAAGTGTTATAAAAACTGCCTATGATGAAGGAAAAGATATTAAAGTTTTCTGCACAGAAACAAGACCAAGAAATCAAGGATATATAACGGCAAAAACCCTCTATGATTATGGAATTGATGTCACTTTAATAGTTGATTCTGCAGTTAGATATTTTATAAAAGATATAGATATTGTCGTTGTGGGAGCTGATGCTATAACAGCAAACGGCTGTCTTGTAAATAAAATAGGAACTTCTCAAATTGCTTTAATAGCTAATGAGAGTAGAGTGCCTTTTTTAACAGCCGCTGAGACATATAAATTCCATCCAAAAACTATAGTTGGGGAGTTGATAGAGATTGAGGAAAGAGACCCAGAGGAAGTTACAACATTTGAGGAGAAATATAAAGGCATAAAAATAAGAAATCCAGCATTTGATGTAACACCAGCTAAATATATAGATGCCATAATAACAGAAATTGGATTAATTCCCCCACAAGGAGCATGGTATATAATAGAAAAATACTTTGGCTGGCTTGAGAAATAA
- a CDS encoding ATP-binding cassette domain-containing protein, translating to MEIKEITIVGGYDKNGNPEPVREVTIKRGEIVGVVGPTGSGKSNLISDIEQLAQGDTISKRRILVNGEVPPIEMRRDPKKRRIAQLSQNMNFLADMTVEEFILMHAKSRGVYRENIVDEVLELANKLTGEPIKKDYNLTILSGGQSRSLMVADVAVISDSPIVLIDEIENAGIKKHEALELLAGYGKIVLVITHDPVLALMTDRRIVMRNGGMQKIIETTEEEKEISRKINEVDNWLLSLREKIRLGERLTYEDVSLVVKG from the coding sequence ATGGAGATTAAAGAAATCACGATTGTTGGTGGTTATGACAAGAACGGCAACCCAGAACCAGTGAGAGAAGTTACAATAAAAAGAGGAGAAATTGTTGGCGTTGTTGGGCCAACAGGAAGTGGTAAATCAAATTTAATTAGCGATATTGAGCAATTAGCTCAAGGAGATACTATATCAAAAAGAAGAATTTTAGTTAATGGAGAAGTTCCACCAATAGAGATGAGAAGAGACCCAAAAAAGAGAAGAATAGCCCAACTGTCTCAAAATATGAACTTTTTAGCTGATATGACTGTAGAAGAGTTTATTTTAATGCATGCAAAGAGTAGAGGGGTTTATAGAGAAAATATAGTTGATGAAGTTTTAGAATTGGCAAATAAATTGACAGGAGAGCCAATAAAGAAAGATTATAACTTAACAATTCTAAGTGGAGGGCAGTCAAGAAGTTTAATGGTTGCTGATGTAGCTGTAATAAGCGATTCCCCTATTGTCTTAATAGATGAGATTGAAAATGCTGGAATCAAAAAGCATGAAGCTTTAGAGCTATTAGCTGGATATGGAAAGATTGTTTTAGTCATCACCCACGACCCTGTATTGGCTTTAATGACTGATAGAAGAATAGTGATGAGAAATGGTGGAATGCAGAAGATTATAGAGACTACTGAAGAGGAGAAGGAAATTTCAAGAAAGATAAATGAGGTTGATAACTGGCTACTCTCTCTAAGAGAAAAAATTAGATTAGGAGAGAGATTAACTTACGAAGATGTAAGTTTGGTGGTGAAAGGATGA
- a CDS encoding GTP-binding protein yields the protein MKVAIIAGTPGAGKTSVLIHTIKTLINEGYNPVVVKIDCLYTDDDVRYKKLGIPVLVGLSKDMCPDHFAIYNFEEMVDWAKDKGDILLIETAGLCHRCAPYTKNSLGICVIDATSGPNTPRKVGPFLTSADIVVITKGDIISQAEREVFRERVLEMNPDCRIYEVNGLTGQGCVEIAKEIIESKDIEDLENEELRHNAPLCICTLCVGETRVSKKYHRGILRRIDGFMGYEGE from the coding sequence ATGAAAGTGGCTATAATTGCAGGAACTCCTGGAGCTGGAAAGACATCTGTTCTCATTCACACAATAAAAACTCTAATTAATGAAGGATACAACCCTGTTGTTGTAAAAATTGATTGTCTATATACAGATGATGATGTAAGATACAAAAAATTAGGAATCCCCGTATTAGTTGGTTTAAGCAAAGATATGTGTCCAGACCACTTTGCAATATACAACTTTGAAGAAATGGTTGATTGGGCTAAGGATAAAGGAGATATTTTGCTTATAGAAACCGCAGGTCTCTGCCATAGATGTGCCCCTTATACAAAAAATAGCTTGGGAATTTGTGTCATTGATGCAACTTCGGGGCCGAATACACCAAGAAAAGTAGGGCCGTTTTTAACAAGTGCAGATATTGTAGTTATTACAAAAGGAGATATCATCTCTCAAGCTGAAAGAGAAGTTTTTAGAGAAAGAGTTTTAGAGATGAACCCAGATTGTAGAATTTATGAAGTTAATGGACTTACAGGGCAGGGTTGTGTTGAAATAGCCAAAGAAATCATTGAAAGTAAAGATATTGAAGATTTAGAAAATGAAGAGTTGAGGCATAATGCCCCATTATGCATTTGCACTTTATGTGTTGGAGAGACAAGAGTTAGTAAAAAGTATCACAGAGGAATTTTAAGAAGAATAGATGGATTCATGGGATATGAAGGGGAGTAA
- a CDS encoding (Fe-S)-binding protein, with product MVDVNEITKYLPGFNCGACGYKRCDLFAEELLNKDVKLEDCPFLLRERFKENYEKLKEILKIEGTAKKQEKYIGVIDGYEADFLLKPLPNECSCRETLLIIDKKELKVGDYIKYRPLGCPIPHFAKIIDEYHGLYTIHVVGPCHRINEEKIEYKDVGIAIVVAFEGIVEGKVPEVGKTVKFIPKHCMMQKVHSGVVVQVEGKRVYIEGIDLKVF from the coding sequence ATGGTCGATGTAAATGAAATAACCAAATACCTTCCAGGATTCAACTGTGGAGCTTGTGGTTATAAGAGATGTGATTTATTTGCCGAGGAGTTGTTAAATAAAGATGTAAAATTAGAAGATTGCCCATTTTTGCTTAGAGAGAGATTTAAAGAGAATTATGAAAAATTAAAAGAGATTTTAAAAATTGAAGGAACAGCTAAAAAACAGGAAAAATACATTGGAGTTATTGATGGATATGAGGCAGATTTCTTATTAAAGCCCTTACCAAATGAATGCTCTTGTAGAGAGACATTATTAATTATAGATAAAAAAGAGCTTAAAGTTGGAGATTATATAAAGTATAGACCTTTGGGCTGTCCAATTCCACACTTTGCTAAAATCATTGATGAATATCATGGGTTATATACAATCCACGTAGTAGGGCCGTGCCATAGAATAAATGAGGAAAAGATAGAGTATAAAGATGTTGGTATAGCCATAGTTGTTGCATTTGAGGGAATTGTAGAAGGTAAAGTTCCAGAAGTGGGAAAGACAGTTAAATTCATCCCAAAACATTGTATGATGCAGAAGGTTCATTCTGGAGTAGTAGTTCAAGTTGAGGGAAAAAGAGTTTACATTGAAGGCATTGATTTAAAGGTATTTTAA
- the mcrD gene encoding methyl-coenzyme M reductase operon protein D, which produces MSEEIKVVDIKIFPHRYLKAETTEKVLNEIYDLDGIVRVIVHGQPLPKTVPFGPARGLPVNHQDRKVIKVKGEEMELKVKVGEIIITVEGEKLEKIMDGIEEICKRNFPFGYDIYVGAFTKIKPTVTDYLKYGDVSGIDPRLIGMVDTSARLKDSVKMIK; this is translated from the coding sequence ATGAGTGAAGAAATAAAAGTTGTTGATATAAAAATATTCCCACACAGGTATTTGAAAGCAGAGACAACAGAAAAAGTGTTAAATGAGATTTATGATTTGGATGGGATTGTTAGAGTAATAGTTCATGGACAGCCTTTACCTAAGACAGTTCCATTTGGTCCTGCAAGAGGTTTGCCTGTAAATCACCAAGATAGAAAAGTTATTAAGGTTAAAGGCGAAGAGATGGAATTAAAAGTTAAAGTTGGGGAAATAATTATAACAGTTGAAGGGGAAAAACTTGAAAAAATTATGGATGGTATTGAAGAAATATGTAAGAGAAATTTCCCATTTGGATATGATATATACGTTGGGGCGTTCACTAAAATAAAGCCAACTGTAACTGATTATCTAAAATATGGGGATGTTAGCGGAATAGACCCAAGATTAATTGGTATGGTAGATACATCAGCAAGATTAAAGGATTCTGTAAAGATGATAAAATAA